A part of Clarias gariepinus isolate MV-2021 ecotype Netherlands chromosome 14, CGAR_prim_01v2, whole genome shotgun sequence genomic DNA contains:
- the LOC128541185 gene encoding tectonic-3-like has translation MPTRRVVVQLVVACCVTCWPTRCESPPHQLPTDFTNISFTDGVNLTVNFSLAVNATDSPELDLQELGPRGGTEGPVVSTVRTSVTQTTRASDGCICNVTPDFCDIGCCCDVADCGVADLSSVFSNCGQETRPGVCIESWLMFRANVDPQLVTDTGTLFCVKRGKDSEIAAQSAPAASVGPFSILSPHFSLAEVHRTQNSSVYRVDDVILTYYNTTSVVSVLRQPSSGAVSSSCIERNPAKFLRSGSLFCSRLVSAQTCRRDGSLSFSNYFTGFSLLKVPRPSDMDILKLMIPILPLVELPGLTQQNGSCMNLVTKVEYVITYTSTGEITAATVKANVTDASFGTQILQQHSVRFQLATPSSSPSMLPLVGLEVGTPVIGWFGGQAGPLTMPGLSLGGECSTDLANRAPILFTHNTLTGCTFRSVLQECASLRAQIYSILRGTATPDTVAMTAGSQPLQSKVVVQECPEADPGEACQTGCLVPVSLSVRFLWAQRGTLALPQNHILGVKYVFSCQMVKCPVVSPLPLTTEAIFSDATVYPEPPRAKPRPEWKFPFGFFSRGAEELDRV, from the exons ATGCCGACCCGTCGTGTCGTCGTGCAGCTCGTCGTGGCGTGTTGTGTGACTTGCTGGCCGACGCGCTGTGAATCCCCCCCACACCAGCTCCCGACGGATTTCACTAACATTTCCTTCACAGACGGTGTGAATCTAACAGTAAACTTTTCACTGGCTGTAAATGCGACAGATTCTCCAGAGCTGGACCTCCAGGAGCTCGGTCCCAGAGGCGGTACTGAGGGTCCGGTCGTGTCCACAGTCCGAACCTCAGTCACACAAACCACACGAGCTTCTGATG GTTGCATCTGTAACGTCACTCCTGATTTCTGTGATATCGGCTGCTGCTGTGATGTTGCGGACTGTGGCGTCGCAGATCTGAGTTCTGTGTTCAGTAACTGTGGGCAAGAAACACG ACCTGGAGTGTGTATTGAGAGCTGGCTGATGTTCCGAGCCAATGTGGACCCTCAGCTGGTGACGGACACGGGAACTCTGTTCTGTGTAAAGAGGGGGAAAG actCCGAGATCGCAGCACAGAGTGCACCTGCTGCCTCTGTAGGACCGTTCTCCATCTTGTCTCCTCACTTCTCACTCGCGGAGGTTCACAGAACTCAGAACTCCAGTGTTTATAGG GTTGATGATGTCATTCTGACATATTACAACACCACATCCGTAGTGAGCGTGCTCAGACAGCCGTCCTCAGGCGCCGTGTCCTCCTCCTGCATCGAGCGCAATCCTGCAA AGTTCCTGCGTTCCGGCTCTTTGTTCTGTTCCCGACTTGTAAGTGCTCAGACGTGTAGAAGAGACGGCAGTCTGAGCTTCAGCAACTATTTTACAGGTTTTAGTCTCCTAAAG GTTCCACGTCCCTCAGATATGGACATTTTAAAGTTAATG ATTCCCATTCTGCCACTGGTCGAGCTGCCTGGACTCACTCAGCAGAATGGTTCCTGTATGAACCTGGTGACGAAG GTGGAGTATGTGATTACGTACACCAGCACAGGAGAAATTACAGCAGCGACGGTAAAGGCCAATGTTACAGACGCTAGCTTCGGAACGCAGATACTGCAACAACATTCTGTGCGATTTCAG TTGGCCACGCCCTCATCATCTCCTTCCATGCTGCCATTGGTTGGATTGGAGGTCGGGACTCCAGTGATTGGCTGGTTTGGTGGACAAGCTGGACCC CTGACGATGCCGGGACTTTCCCTGGGAGGAGAGTGCTCTACCGACCTCGCCAACCGCGCACCCATCCTGTTCACTCACAACACCCTCACCGGCTGCACCTTCAG GTCGGTGTTACAGGAGTGCGCCTCGCTGAGAGCTCAGATCTACAGCATCCTCCGCGGGACGGCGACCCCCGACACCGTCGCCATGACAGCGGGGTCACAGCCACTACAGAGCAAGGTCGTCGTGCAGGAATGTCCAGAAGCCGATCCG GGCGAGGCGTGTCAGACAGGTTGTCTCGTGCCCGTCTCTCTGTCGGTCAGGTTCCTCTGGGCTCAGAGGGGAACGTTGGCGCTGCCCCAGAATCACATCCTAGGCGTCAAATACGTCTTCAGCTGTCAGATGGTGAAG TGTCCCGTCGTGTCTCCTCTTCCTCTGACCACTGAGGCGATTTTCTCGGACGCCACCGTTTACCCAGAACCGCCCCGGGCCAAACCACGCCCGGAGTGGAAGTTTCCGTTTGGGTTCTTCAGCAGGGGGGCGGAAGAGCTAGACAGGGTCTAG
- the mto1 gene encoding protein MTO1 homolog, mitochondrial isoform X2, producing the protein MLKLRRLFVRHHLLSRCSSQKANDVTHKYDVIVVGGGHAGTEAAAAATRIGSETLLITHKIETIGALSCNPSLGGVGKGQLVKEVDALDGLMGRGGDYAGVHFSVLNRSKGPAVWGPRAQLDRGRYREFIQSQLLNMPRLTVIEGSVEDLIVSAADPEKPGRHRVTGVRMADGVGEILARAVVITTGTFLSGSLFMGQTTSPGGRMGEPPSCSGLSHSLREVLGLKLGRLRTGTPPRIIKDTVDFSLAELHLPDPRPTPFSFINKHTHCKPENQLPCHLTHTTPGVEDVVRQSLHMNSHIQQDTKGPRYCPSIESRVLRFPGRQHQVWLEPEGLTSDLVYPQGLSMTMPPDLQLRLLREIPALHRVEIRTPGYGVQYDFVCPMQLFPWLQVKGVQGLFLAGQINGTTGYEEAAAQGLWAGVNAGRTALSLPPLSLSRTESYIGVMIDDLVSRGVTEPYRMFTSRAEFRTSLRPDNADLRLTLRGFEEVGCVSSERYSEAQRVGRGLGDALVALQSVTMSSQRWREKLRDAGISEVKSTLISGEEMLQHKEVSFEMLVSIFPEIFTQYLEFSQRIKIEDLLPGSSNLSILLPIYSQSLL; encoded by the exons ATGTTGAAATTACGGAGGCTGTTCGTCCGACATCATCTCCTGTCCAGATGTAGCTCTCAGAAAGCAAATGACGTCACCCACAAATATGATGTCATCGTAGTGGGTGGCGGTCATGCTGGAACAGAAGCGGCTGCCGCCGCAACCAGAATCGGATCCGAAACGCTGCTCATAACGCATAAAATCGAAACCATCG GTGCGCTGTCATGCAACCCCTCACTGGGAGGAGTAGGAAAAGGTCAGCTGGTGAAGGAGGTGGATGCTCTGGATGGCCTGATGGGTAGAGGAGGCGACTACGCCGGAGTTCACTTCTCCGTCCTCAACCGCAGCAAGGGACCCGCGGTGTGGGGCCCGAGGGCACAGCTGGACCGGGGACGCTACAGGGAGTTCATACAG TCACAGTTACTCAATATGCCGAGACTGACTGTGATTGAGGGATCTGTGGAGGATCTGATCGTGTCTGCTGCTGACCCAGAAAAGCCCGGGAGACACCGTGTGACTGGAGTCCGTATGG CGGATGGCGTTGGGGAAATACTCGCCAGGGCTGTCGTCATCACCACCGGCACTTTCCTTTCCGGCTCCCTCTTCATGGGCCAGACCACGTCTCCTGGAGGGAGGATGGGTGAACCCCCGTCCTGCTCGGGTCTCTCACACAGTCTAAGAGAAGTGCTCGGGTTAAAACTCGGCCGGCTGAGGACTGGGACGCCACCTCGGATCATTAAAGACACGGTCGACTTCTCCCTCGCTGAGCTTCACCTTCCAGACCCGCGGCCAACTCCGTTTAGCTtcattaacaaacacacacactgcaag CCGGAGAATCAGCTCCCGTGTCACCTGACCCACACGACCCCAGGTGTAGAAGACGTGGTGCGTCAGAGCCTGCACATGAACTCGCACATACAGCAGGACACCAAAGGACCCAG GTACTGTCCTTCCATCGAGTCCCGGGTCCTGCGTTTTCCCGGGCGACAGCATCAGGTCTGGTTGGAGCCAGAGGGGTTGACCTCCGACCTCGTGTACCCTCAGGGGTTGTCCATGACGATGCCCCCTGACCTGCAGCTCCGGCTCCTCCGGGAAATTCCCGCTTTGCACCGGGTGGAGATTAGGACACCGG gttacGGGGTGCAGTATGACTTTGTTTGCCCAATGCAGCTGTTCCCGTGGCTGCAGGTCAAGGGTGTCCAGGGGCTTTTCCTGGCAGGACAGATTAATGGGACGACAGGGTACGAGGAAGCAGCAGCACAG GGTTTGTGGGCGGGCGTTAACGCTGGAAGGACcgccctctctctcccccctctgtCCCTGTCCCGTACCGAGAGCTACATCGGGGTGATGATCGATGACCTGGTGAGCCGCGGCGTTACTGAACCATACCGCATGTTCACGAGCCGGGCCGAGTTCAGGACCTCACTCCGCCCCGATAACGCGGACCTGCGCCTCACGCTCAGAG GTTTTGAAGAGGTCGGGTGTGTGTCGTCAGAGCGCTATAGCGAGGCTCAAAGAGTGGGTCGGGGTCTCGGCGACGCCCTCGTCGCCTTGCAGTCCGTCACCATGTCCTCTCAACGCTGGAGGGAAAAACTGCGAGACGCAGGGATCAGTGAGGTGAAAAGCACGCTCATCAG CGGAGAAGAGATGCTGCAGCATAAAGAGGTCTCATTCGAAATGTTGGTCTCCATCTTCCCTGAAATATTTACACAGTATTTAGAGTTTTCCCAGCGGATCAAAATCGAAG acctcctgcctggcagttccaacctcagcatccttctaccgatatattcacaatctctcctctga
- the mto1 gene encoding protein MTO1 homolog, mitochondrial isoform X3 encodes MLKLRRLFVRHHLLSRCSSQKANDVTHKYDVIVVGGGHAGTEAAAAATRIGSETLLITHKIETIGALSCNPSLGGVGKGQLVKEVDALDGLMGRGGDYAGVHFSVLNRSKGPAVWGPRAQLDRGRYREFIQSQLLNMPRLTVIEGSVEDLIVSAADPEKPGRHRVTGVRMADGVGEILARAVVITTGTFLSGSLFMGQTTSPGGRMGEPPSCSGLSHSLREVLGLKLGRLRTGTPPRIIKDTVDFSLAELHLPDPRPTPFSFINKHTHCKPENQLPCHLTHTTPGVEDVVRQSLHMNSHIQQDTKGPRYCPSIESRVLRFPGRQHQVWLEPEGLTSDLVYPQGLSMTMPPDLQLRLLREIPALHRVEIRTPGYGVQYDFVCPMQLFPWLQVKGVQGLFLAGQINGTTGYEEAAAQGLWAGVNAGRTALSLPPLSLSRTESYIGVMIDDLVSRGVTEPYRMFTSRAEFRTSLRPDNADLRLTLRGFEEVGCVSSERYSEAQRVGRGLGDALVALQSVTMSSQRWREKLRDAGISEVKSTLISGEEMLQHKEVSFEMLVSIFPEIFTQYLEFSQRIKIEEV; translated from the exons ATGTTGAAATTACGGAGGCTGTTCGTCCGACATCATCTCCTGTCCAGATGTAGCTCTCAGAAAGCAAATGACGTCACCCACAAATATGATGTCATCGTAGTGGGTGGCGGTCATGCTGGAACAGAAGCGGCTGCCGCCGCAACCAGAATCGGATCCGAAACGCTGCTCATAACGCATAAAATCGAAACCATCG GTGCGCTGTCATGCAACCCCTCACTGGGAGGAGTAGGAAAAGGTCAGCTGGTGAAGGAGGTGGATGCTCTGGATGGCCTGATGGGTAGAGGAGGCGACTACGCCGGAGTTCACTTCTCCGTCCTCAACCGCAGCAAGGGACCCGCGGTGTGGGGCCCGAGGGCACAGCTGGACCGGGGACGCTACAGGGAGTTCATACAG TCACAGTTACTCAATATGCCGAGACTGACTGTGATTGAGGGATCTGTGGAGGATCTGATCGTGTCTGCTGCTGACCCAGAAAAGCCCGGGAGACACCGTGTGACTGGAGTCCGTATGG CGGATGGCGTTGGGGAAATACTCGCCAGGGCTGTCGTCATCACCACCGGCACTTTCCTTTCCGGCTCCCTCTTCATGGGCCAGACCACGTCTCCTGGAGGGAGGATGGGTGAACCCCCGTCCTGCTCGGGTCTCTCACACAGTCTAAGAGAAGTGCTCGGGTTAAAACTCGGCCGGCTGAGGACTGGGACGCCACCTCGGATCATTAAAGACACGGTCGACTTCTCCCTCGCTGAGCTTCACCTTCCAGACCCGCGGCCAACTCCGTTTAGCTtcattaacaaacacacacactgcaag CCGGAGAATCAGCTCCCGTGTCACCTGACCCACACGACCCCAGGTGTAGAAGACGTGGTGCGTCAGAGCCTGCACATGAACTCGCACATACAGCAGGACACCAAAGGACCCAG GTACTGTCCTTCCATCGAGTCCCGGGTCCTGCGTTTTCCCGGGCGACAGCATCAGGTCTGGTTGGAGCCAGAGGGGTTGACCTCCGACCTCGTGTACCCTCAGGGGTTGTCCATGACGATGCCCCCTGACCTGCAGCTCCGGCTCCTCCGGGAAATTCCCGCTTTGCACCGGGTGGAGATTAGGACACCGG gttacGGGGTGCAGTATGACTTTGTTTGCCCAATGCAGCTGTTCCCGTGGCTGCAGGTCAAGGGTGTCCAGGGGCTTTTCCTGGCAGGACAGATTAATGGGACGACAGGGTACGAGGAAGCAGCAGCACAG GGTTTGTGGGCGGGCGTTAACGCTGGAAGGACcgccctctctctcccccctctgtCCCTGTCCCGTACCGAGAGCTACATCGGGGTGATGATCGATGACCTGGTGAGCCGCGGCGTTACTGAACCATACCGCATGTTCACGAGCCGGGCCGAGTTCAGGACCTCACTCCGCCCCGATAACGCGGACCTGCGCCTCACGCTCAGAG GTTTTGAAGAGGTCGGGTGTGTGTCGTCAGAGCGCTATAGCGAGGCTCAAAGAGTGGGTCGGGGTCTCGGCGACGCCCTCGTCGCCTTGCAGTCCGTCACCATGTCCTCTCAACGCTGGAGGGAAAAACTGCGAGACGCAGGGATCAGTGAGGTGAAAAGCACGCTCATCAG CGGAGAAGAGATGCTGCAGCATAAAGAGGTCTCATTCGAAATGTTGGTCTCCATCTTCCCTGAAATATTTACACAGTATTTAGAGTTTTCCCAGCGGATCAAAATCGAAG AGGTCTAG
- the mto1 gene encoding protein MTO1 homolog, mitochondrial isoform X1 has translation MLKLRRLFVRHHLLSRCSSQKANDVTHKYDVIVVGGGHAGTEAAAAATRIGSETLLITHKIETIGALSCNPSLGGVGKGQLVKEVDALDGLMGRGGDYAGVHFSVLNRSKGPAVWGPRAQLDRGRYREFIQSQLLNMPRLTVIEGSVEDLIVSAADPEKPGRHRVTGVRMADGVGEILARAVVITTGTFLSGSLFMGQTTSPGGRMGEPPSCSGLSHSLREVLGLKLGRLRTGTPPRIIKDTVDFSLAELHLPDPRPTPFSFINKHTHCKPENQLPCHLTHTTPGVEDVVRQSLHMNSHIQQDTKGPRYCPSIESRVLRFPGRQHQVWLEPEGLTSDLVYPQGLSMTMPPDLQLRLLREIPALHRVEIRTPGYGVQYDFVCPMQLFPWLQVKGVQGLFLAGQINGTTGYEEAAAQGLWAGVNAGRTALSLPPLSLSRTESYIGVMIDDLVSRGVTEPYRMFTSRAEFRTSLRPDNADLRLTLRGFEEVGCVSSERYSEAQRVGRGLGDALVALQSVTMSSQRWREKLRDAGISEVKSTLISGEEMLQHKEVSFEMLVSIFPEIFTQYLEFSQRIKIEAVYRPHCENQKREMERIQEEESLTLPPDLDYLSLPVSLSDEVREILDRARPDTLGAAIRLPGVTPAAVVHLLNYVSKTERKTASKRTRM, from the exons ATGTTGAAATTACGGAGGCTGTTCGTCCGACATCATCTCCTGTCCAGATGTAGCTCTCAGAAAGCAAATGACGTCACCCACAAATATGATGTCATCGTAGTGGGTGGCGGTCATGCTGGAACAGAAGCGGCTGCCGCCGCAACCAGAATCGGATCCGAAACGCTGCTCATAACGCATAAAATCGAAACCATCG GTGCGCTGTCATGCAACCCCTCACTGGGAGGAGTAGGAAAAGGTCAGCTGGTGAAGGAGGTGGATGCTCTGGATGGCCTGATGGGTAGAGGAGGCGACTACGCCGGAGTTCACTTCTCCGTCCTCAACCGCAGCAAGGGACCCGCGGTGTGGGGCCCGAGGGCACAGCTGGACCGGGGACGCTACAGGGAGTTCATACAG TCACAGTTACTCAATATGCCGAGACTGACTGTGATTGAGGGATCTGTGGAGGATCTGATCGTGTCTGCTGCTGACCCAGAAAAGCCCGGGAGACACCGTGTGACTGGAGTCCGTATGG CGGATGGCGTTGGGGAAATACTCGCCAGGGCTGTCGTCATCACCACCGGCACTTTCCTTTCCGGCTCCCTCTTCATGGGCCAGACCACGTCTCCTGGAGGGAGGATGGGTGAACCCCCGTCCTGCTCGGGTCTCTCACACAGTCTAAGAGAAGTGCTCGGGTTAAAACTCGGCCGGCTGAGGACTGGGACGCCACCTCGGATCATTAAAGACACGGTCGACTTCTCCCTCGCTGAGCTTCACCTTCCAGACCCGCGGCCAACTCCGTTTAGCTtcattaacaaacacacacactgcaag CCGGAGAATCAGCTCCCGTGTCACCTGACCCACACGACCCCAGGTGTAGAAGACGTGGTGCGTCAGAGCCTGCACATGAACTCGCACATACAGCAGGACACCAAAGGACCCAG GTACTGTCCTTCCATCGAGTCCCGGGTCCTGCGTTTTCCCGGGCGACAGCATCAGGTCTGGTTGGAGCCAGAGGGGTTGACCTCCGACCTCGTGTACCCTCAGGGGTTGTCCATGACGATGCCCCCTGACCTGCAGCTCCGGCTCCTCCGGGAAATTCCCGCTTTGCACCGGGTGGAGATTAGGACACCGG gttacGGGGTGCAGTATGACTTTGTTTGCCCAATGCAGCTGTTCCCGTGGCTGCAGGTCAAGGGTGTCCAGGGGCTTTTCCTGGCAGGACAGATTAATGGGACGACAGGGTACGAGGAAGCAGCAGCACAG GGTTTGTGGGCGGGCGTTAACGCTGGAAGGACcgccctctctctcccccctctgtCCCTGTCCCGTACCGAGAGCTACATCGGGGTGATGATCGATGACCTGGTGAGCCGCGGCGTTACTGAACCATACCGCATGTTCACGAGCCGGGCCGAGTTCAGGACCTCACTCCGCCCCGATAACGCGGACCTGCGCCTCACGCTCAGAG GTTTTGAAGAGGTCGGGTGTGTGTCGTCAGAGCGCTATAGCGAGGCTCAAAGAGTGGGTCGGGGTCTCGGCGACGCCCTCGTCGCCTTGCAGTCCGTCACCATGTCCTCTCAACGCTGGAGGGAAAAACTGCGAGACGCAGGGATCAGTGAGGTGAAAAGCACGCTCATCAG CGGAGAAGAGATGCTGCAGCATAAAGAGGTCTCATTCGAAATGTTGGTCTCCATCTTCCCTGAAATATTTACACAGTATTTAGAGTTTTCCCAGCGGATCAAAATCGAAG CCGTGTACCGTCCTCACTGTGAGAATCagaagagagagatggagaggatACAGGAGGAGGAGAGTCTCACGCTGCCTCCAGACCTCGACTACCTCTCGCTTCCCGTGTCTCTCTCTGACGAGGTCCGAGAAATCCTGGATCGAGCCAGGCCCGACACG ttAGGAGCAGCGATTCGTCTGCCAGGCGTCACTCCAGCTGCCGTCGTCCACCTGCTTAACTACGTCAGCAAGACAGAGCGCAAAACGGCAAGCAAGAGGACACGTATGTAG
- the LOC128540783 gene encoding ADP-ribosylhydrolase ARH1-like, which yields MAGPAGLEHYKVGMLLSGVGDALGYRNQLWEYNESGPAIHQELQELGGLKNITVQLPDWPVSDDTVLHLATAEALATGKEGEDLLHEVASRYVEGMKDMEGRKPGPSSILGVSQLKPGTEGGYRIAYNPDGTGCGAAMRSMCIGLRYPQPEQLSSLVTVAMETGRMTHPHPTGFLGAVASALFTAYAVQRRPIMTWGLGLLKEACPIARELVKSSGYAISETERDWGYFMEKWKWYLELRGLSSGTGPVVFPEQYGPAERDEAYKSFSLSGWAGRSGHDAPMIALDALLGSGSNWEELMSRAGFHGGDSDSTAIIACCCWGLMYGLEQVPECNYTSLEYRDRLENSAEKLYALSH from the exons ATGGCCGG TCCTGCTGGTCTTGAACACTATAAGGTGGGCATGTTGCTGAGCGGAGTTGGAGATGCTCTGGGTTACAGAAATCAGCTGTGGGAATACAACGAGTCCGGCCCAGCCATCCATCAG GAACTACAGGAGCTTGGCGGCCTAAAGAACATCACTGTTCAACTTCCTGATTGGCCAGTGAGTGACGATACAGTCCTCCACCTGGCCACTGCCGAGGCTTTAGCCACAG GAAAGGAAGGTGAGGATCTGCTGCATGAGGTGGCATCTCGTTATGTGGAGGGTATGAAGGATATGGAAGGGAGGAAACCGGGACCATCGAGCATCCTGG GTGTGTCTCAGTTAAAACCAGGTACAGAAGGGGGCTACAGAATAGCTTACAATCCAGATGGGACAGGATGTGGAGCTGCCATGAGGTCCATGTGCATTGGGTTGAG GTACCCTCAACCGGAGCAGCTCTCCTCTTTGGTCACTGTTGCCATGGAGACCGGCAGAATGACCCACCCTCATCCGACCGGATTCCTCGGTGCTGTTGCTTCTGCGCTGTTCACAGCTTACGCTGTCCAGCGTCGTCCAATCATGACCTGGGGGCTGGGCTTACTAAAGGAGGCCTGTCCAATAGCAAGGGAACTTGTGAAGTCATCAGGATATGCCATttctgagacagagagagactgggGATACTTTATGGAGAAATGGAAATG gTATCTTGAATTGAGAGGCTTGTCCTCAGGAACGGGTCCAGTGGTGTTTCCTGAGCAGTATGGACCAGCTGAACGTGACGAGGCATATAAAAGCTTCAGCCTCTCAGGATGGGCGGGGCGAAGTGGTCACGATGCGCCAATGATAGCTCTGGATGCTCTCCTGGGGTCGGGGTCGAACTGGGAGGAGCTAATGAGCCGTGCAGGTTTCCACGGAG GAGACAGCGACAGCACAGCCATTATTGCGTGTTGTTGCTGGGGTTTGATGTACGGCTTAGAGCAAGTCCCCGAATGTAACTACACCAGCCTGGAGTACAGGGACCGCCTGGAGAACAGTGCTGAGAAACTTTACGCTCTGTCACACTGA
- the LOC128540822 gene encoding ADP-ribosylhydrolase ARH1-like — protein sequence MGSPATVDHYKAGMVLSGVGDALGFKWEFVYSGLQIEKDVHRFGGVKNITVSLPDWPVSDDTVLHLATGEALATGKEGEELLHEVAFHYIEGMKDMSGRAPGGATINGVDQLKPKAKGGYRIAYNRTSGGCGAAMRAMCIGLRYPRPEQLSSLVAVAVETGRMTHTHPTGFLGAVASALFAAYAIQRRPITTWGLGLVKEACPVAKEFVKSAGYAVPETERDWGYFTEKWEKYLELRGLSSGTGPVVFPEVYTTAERDEAYKSFSWSGWGGSSGHDAPMIALDALLGAGSDWEELLSRGAFHGGDSDSTAVIACCCWGLMYGMNGVPKCNYTKLEYRDRLEKCAEKLYTLSN from the exons TCCTGCGACTGTTGATCACTACAAGGCCGGCATGGTGCTGAGCGGCGTGGGTGACGCTCTCGGCTTCAAGTGGGAGTTTGTGTATTCCGGACTACAAATCGAAAAG GACGTTCATAGGTTCGGGGGAGTTAAGAACATTACTGTTAGCCTTCCTGATTGGCCAGTCAGTGATGACACAGTGCTTCACTTGGCGACCGGTGAAGCTTTAGCCACAG GTAAGGAAGGTGAGGAGCTTCTGCATGAGGTGGCTTTCCATTACATAGAGGGTATGAAGGACATGTCTGGAAGGGCTCCAGGAGGGGCAACCATCAATG GTGTGGATCAATTGAAACCAAAAGCTAAAGGAGGCTACAGAATCGCTTATAACAGAACAAGTGGCGGATGTGGAGCTGCCATGAGGGCTATGTGCATCGGTCTGAG ATACCCTCGACCAGAGCAGCTCTCCTCACTGGTTGCCGTTGCCGTGGAGACTGGAAGAATGACCCACACACATCCGACCGGATTCCTCGGTGCTGTTGCTTCTGCGTTGTTCGCAGCCTATGCCATCCAGCGCCGTCCAATCACAACCTGGGGGCTGGGtttagtaaaggaggcgtgtccAGTCGCGAAGGAGTTTGTGAAGTCAGCGGGATATGCCGTTcctgaaacagagagagactggGGATACTTTACTGAGAAATGGGAAAA GTATCTAGAATTGAGGGGTTTGTCATCAGGAACTGGTCCTGTGGTCTTTCCTGAGGTTTACACAACTGCTGAACGCGACGAAGCATACAAAAGCTTTAGCTGGTCTGGATGGGGGGGGAGCAGTGGTCACGATGCACCCATGATTGCTCTGGATGCCCTCCTGGGGGCGGGGTCAGACTGGGAGGAGCTATTGAGCCGAGGAGCATTTCATGGAG GAGACAGCGACAGCACGGCGGTCATAGCCTGTTGTTGTTGGGGTCTGATGTACGGGATGAACGGAGTGCCCAAGTGTAACTACACTAAACTGGAGTACAGGGACCGGCTGGAGAAGTGTGCCGAGAAACTTTACACGTTATCAAACTAA